DNA sequence from the Coffea arabica cultivar ET-39 unplaced genomic scaffold, Coffea Arabica ET-39 HiFi ptg000046l, whole genome shotgun sequence genome:
GATCATGTTTTGGTCATTGAactattttttgtcaataattgaCCATTAAATAACTCAATCAGTAGACCTGTGATCATTTCGTCGGTAATGACtcttaatttctgaaattagCATGACACGTGGCAAGGTACAGGGCAAATTTGTCCAACAATTTACTAACTGTTGAAACAAATTACGAGCGGGGGCAGACATCCGAAGGCAGGGGGGGCGTCTAGCAAAGCCACGAGCGGGGGGATTGCTCCGAGCAAAGCAAGAGTGGTTTTGGCTTGAGGATCGCCTTTAGCGAGCCTGCTGACCTCCTTGGCTGCCTCCAACACGTGAATATCTGGAGCTAAGAAGCCGTGGTTTTCATTTTCCTCGAGTTGTTGGCTGCTGCCACTGCTACTGCTATTTTGGAGATTCTTCACCACTGTCTTCAATTCCTCCAGTGCCTCCACTTTCCTCTTCACCGCCTCCGCCTCCTCCTCGTCCGGTTCGTTTTCCTTTTCCGATAACTTCAGAAGGTCTGATAACTTGTCTGATCCGGAGGGCGGTGTGTTTGCTGGATACTTAGTCTCAGTCCTACCGTCGCTAGTACTACCTTTACTCAACTCAGATCTCAGTGTTGTGACTGCAGTGAGATCAATGTCGGGCTCGGGCTTGGACTCTTGGATGGTTAATTTGCCAATGTTGTTGTGCTTATGATGCTGCCGCGTCCCGCACCGAACTGTGTCCACTATAATGCGGCGGAATGAGGCTGACCAAATCTTAAACTGACGCCCTCCGCCGGGAGTCGGGTGGTCCAGTACCACGGATCCGAGGTTGTTCCCGTGCAACTTCCCCATTAATTGCTAGTAGTATCCGCCATCTTTACTTGAGAATTGATGATTTCCCCAGAGATGGATGTTGGAATTAGAAATTTGACAGTGTTTTTGGTCAAGATCCATATCAAGATCCAAAATTATGACAGTAAATTGTTGGACAAATTTGCCTTGTACTTTGCCGCGTGTCATGctaatttcagaaattaagaGTTATTACCGATGAAATGGTCACGGGCCTATtgattaagttgtttagtggTCAAGTATTGACAAAAAATAGTTTGATGGCTAAAATATGATCCTGACAATAGTTTAATGGCCGCTGAGATTTTTTGCCTATTTATTTCCTGCTTTTCCCTTATCCTTGGgaattatttgtttttttaCTTCTCTTTGCCTTCGCTAAACCATAGAATGAAATACCATCGTTCAAGGTCTGATTTTCATCATGGATATCAGCGATGTTACAGACGTACTTCGAGCtgttgactcttttttttttttcttcttttcccgtAAAACAGATTTATACCCGCCAATAGAGAGGCGTAGAATGGCAGCGTTGATGGCAGTTTGCCAGCTTACAGAGCATAtcgaaagaagaaaaactactcAAACACGAACGAgggaatttaagaaaaaaaagaagccccccggggggggggggggggaggggaggaTACAACTTCTTTTCCTGTGTCTTGTGCGTTAGCTGGCTGGCTTGGAGGAGGggaaaaaaccagaaaattaatgTCTAGAATTGTGCAACATTTATTTAACGATTTTCTCATAATTAGTCTACCTCAAATtggaatctttttttttaaaaaatttattatatttatctAAATTCAAAACCCTTTCGCTGGACCAAAAAGCCGAAACCAAGTAAAACAACGATTCACTACAACAAATctgattaaataaaatattagaCTGACCCATTTGAACTGATCTGTCTGGGTCGGTTAATAATCAGGCGCTTAAGTAGCGCGTAGTATcatccaaaaaacaaaaaaaaggtaaCGCGTAGTTTGTCGAGCCCAACGGCGTCGTATCTCTCTGTTCCTTCATCTGTTTATTGCTTAACGTTAATCAAATTAGACGGTATCTACTTAACTTTTGTAGTAGTATAATGCTCTTGCTAAGCAGAGCAAATAGTACTGCTCTATTCCTTTACACCTCCTGCTTCGGTACGAAACTTTCACGCTGGTTTCTGGGTTAGCGTGAGGAAGGTGGAAAGCGAATTCCCCATTGGGAGAACAGGGGTTGTCAGTCCAGTTGATTCACCAGGTATAGCCCCCTCCTACCTTTTTAAATCCAGCAGCTCTCCATAGCATGCTTCTACCTTGTCTTGACATTCATTCAATCGGAGaaaatcaagttcaagattgctttttttttttcgctttttctttttggaattttttcGTATGTTATGGGATTCTCCGATTCTTCTGTGTGTGAAATGAACTGCTGAAGTCGTGAAGGTTGAATGTTACAGCATGTTGGCATTTTGGGTCGAAGGGTTTTGGGTTTTAGGCCTTCTTCGAGGGTTGTCGAATGGTTCTttaaaatttctggttctagagggaaaaaaaaaggaagaaaataacAACTGATAAGATAGTAGATAATAGTATTGTAGAAGTCTTGCTGTTTGTTGAGTTTGTTGGTTGGATTATCTGAGTCCAAACCGTGTACTAGACAGTTGATTTTTCTCCACATTGTGGGTCATTGTTCTGATTTAGGATCTTATGGGTCTAATCAAGGCCTGTTGCAGCTATTGCCTTTCCCTTTCTTAAGCTAAAGTCCGGAGCTCGTACAGTCTCGTCTTATTTTTTGTGCAATGGCCTCCGGTAGACATCTACCTCCCAATTCTGGTATTTTTTTGTATAGTTGTATGTTTAGAATTGAATAAATTATGCCATCAAGTTCTTTCCcgtgtatttttttaaaaaaattttacttatATTCCCCCACCCCCAACCCCCTCCCCCTTCCTGGGGTTGTTATGGTAGCAAAAGAGGTTTAACAGATCTGATTTGTCAACTCATGGAGATCAGATATCTCCTAGAAAATTGTCCACTGGACATGgtgatttatgtgttttgtCTGTCAAAATGCATGTTGATTTATAGATTGTATATGCTACTTCTTTTTAAGTCTTCATCACTTTTTGAGACTGGTGATGTGCaggaagagagagagggggATATGTTGATAACTTGGCTAATTTAAAACTCTTTGAAATGAGGCTCTCAACTTCCTTTCTGGAGTTATCGTACTAATTAATCTTTATTAGGCCAAAGTATCAGATGCATGCATAATGGGCTTTTATTATTTGGACACCAACATTTGTAGGTTAATGCTATGTTTTTGCAGTCAAGATAATTCAGATGGCAGACCAAGCCTTGTGCGTTTGAGGTTGGAGAAGTTATTAAAAGATAATTGATGAATCAATAATGAAAACTAAAAGGTCATCTGCCTGCCCAGTGTTCCTTGTTCTGCACATAAAAGACCATGTAAAAAGAATGCAAAATGTGGACGAATATCAGAAGTTAGTGAGTTTTCTGTCGCTGCTTACCCATAGCAATGATATATGAAATGTCCGAGTTGTTTCAATGCGATTTTAGTTATGCATATGGAACCATGAATtatcctttcttgctcaagacTTATTTGATTACGAGTAGCCATAGTGGAACTCTTGTTGATCTCTTTCATGCATCACATTTAGTGCTGCTAATATGTTTTACTTTGAGAAACACCACATATAAACTTTTCCCTGGAAGCCTAACTGTCAAATGatcatttgaatttttctgaatttcatTTAAAATGTCTATTCTGTTCTGATGTTTCTACAGGTTACAGCAAAAtgtttcttcaatcacaactcTCATGGAATGTAATAATCCCTCCTGAGAGCCTTGATTCCAATGGTTTGGCACTTCAAAAGGCCATTATCATTCGCCTTATGGATGATTTTGCTGCCAAAAAGGCAACAAAGGATCTGGGTTACTTTCTTGCTGTGACTACTTTGGATAAGATTGGGGAAGGAAAAATTAGAGAGCGTACTGGGGATGTACTCTTTCCAGTAGAGTTCAGCTGCATTACTTTCAAAATCTTCAAGGGAGAGGTTCTGGAAGGTGTTGTTCACAAGATTCTGAAGCATGGGGTTTTCTTGAGATGTGGACCTATGGACAAAATTTATCTCTCACATCAAAAAATGCCTGATTATCGATATGTGCCTGGAGAAAACCCAATCTTCATAAGTGAAACATCCAAGATTGAGAAAGATGTGACTGTACGTTTCATGGTAATTGGTGAGCAGTATGTTGAGGCTGAGGCGGATTTCCGAGCAGTCGTTGGCTTGAATGGTGACTTCCTTGGACCAGTGTAGGAGTCTCAAATCTTTTTAGCCTCTGACTTTGAAGAAACACCTATTTGATCACGGTCTAGCTGATTGTAAATGTAGTTTGACATTTCCTTTATACTTTTCAGTAGGATTCCTGAAAAAAAGGTGTTACTTCTTGTTTATCTTAGAATGCTGTCTCAACTTTGTATCTTTTGTGGTGAATATCTCACTGTTGTCCTGTTTTGGTTCTCCACCTGAATATAATTTCCGTTGATCATGTGCTGGCGTGGTTGTTAATCTGCTACCACTTAGAAATGCTTGGACTTTTCAACATTGTGTAGCTAATGTTGTATCTTGCAGCCTATGGTGTTTAATTAACGTGGTCGTGTACTATTATGTCTTGAGCCTAGATTCCATACTGGACAAGCACCATTAACATCAGAATATAAGTAGCTATAATGCAAACGGCATCGAAAACAAGAAGGCAGTCCATGCATCGAGGAGAGCGGATCCACCTTTTCACTTGCAAGTAGGCAGCAAACAAATAGAATTGAAACGAGTTTTGGCCTAACTGAGCCGAatcttgattttattttatcaagTTCGAGCTTGAACTCAAATTCGACGAGTTTTCAATGTAAAGTTCGGTTGCGATTTCAATTTCCAATTCTAGTTGAGttgagtttaaaaaaataaaaattaattattttttttaaaaaaaatgaataaaacaataatttttcttaataaataataaaatattaagaatatatataattttattattaaaataaataaataaatatatatgtatatatatataatcgaacTGAGTCACAAACTAACTAACTGAATATTTTTTATTGGTTCAACTCGCGTGCAACCTACTTGCAAGGGATTGCAAAGTTGTATGGTGGACCAATTCTGCACCGTGCGTTGTTACATATCTCCATTAAGTACCCTTCTAATGCTGTGGATAAAGATATATCATTAAAAATTATCATAGACGTCAGATCCAATATTTTTGCACTGTTGTTATGCTGCGGGTCAATGGAaataagaaattattaattgtAAGGGGGAAAAAGCACAACGGATCTTCTATATCATATTTTATGCAACTCTgtatcccactttttattatattgctatttctccttcataaacatcatgttttagttcttttttgtttccttaagatccaacaATTATTATTGGATAGAAGATCCATTGCAGGGAAAAAGGCATTGGTGTCTTCATCCAAAAATAAGATATTCATTAATCTTTGCTCCTTCCTTTTGTGATCATCGCCTAGTCTAGAGTAGGGATGTAATCGAACCACTTGCATGTAACTCGATCAAGAACTCGACTCAGTGGCTTGATTGTGTACTTTAATTCGAGTTCAAGTATTATTTTTTTAGGATCGAAGGCTCATCGAATCTTATCGAGCATcaagtaattaattaaaattatatattaaattattatatttttactCTTTTAGGCTTGATAGTTATATAAATTACGAGAATATTGACTATGACTTTAAAACATTTATAGGTCAtacagtcatttcacatgaaaaaaaaattatttgataggttaaaaaagcaaaattgagtatttgtaaaataaaacaaggatcTCAAATTCAAGTACTGACTCGAACTTGATCATACTTGCAAGAAAATCAAGCATAATCGAATCGATATCGAATATT
Encoded proteins:
- the LOC113728723 gene encoding uncharacterized protein: MGKLHGNNLGSVVLDHPTPGGGRQFKIWSASFRRIIVDTVRCGTRQHHKHNNIGKLTIQESKPEPDIDLTAVTTLRSELSKGSTSDGRTETKYPANTPPSGSDKLSDLLKLSEKENEPDEEEAEAVKRKVEALEELKTVVKNLQNSSSSGSSQQLEENENHGFLAPDIHVLEAAKEVSRLAKGDPQAKTTLALLGAIPPLVALLDAPPAFGCLPPLVICFNS
- the LOC113731677 gene encoding DNA-directed RNA polymerase V subunit 7-like, translating into MFLQSQLSWNVIIPPESLDSNGLALQKAIIIRLMDDFAAKKATKDLGYFLAVTTLDKIGEGKIRERTGDVLFPVEFSCITFKIFKGEVLEGVVHKILKHGVFLRCGPMDKIYLSHQKMPDYRYVPGENPIFISETSKIEKDVTVRFMVIGEQYVEAEADFRAVVGLNGDFLGPV